The following are from one region of the Syngnathus acus chromosome 10, fSynAcu1.2, whole genome shotgun sequence genome:
- the LOC119129658 gene encoding C-type mannose receptor 2-like: MPTTNGWLGARYDCVLEGGDLVSITSPYEEIFKCNEAWCQLSEAGEKRLTESDDTAVTPTYANWDSRQDRSADVGSCAYVNQGAHGGRQPGKWRHGSCGSSLAYMCERPLDACPEGRLCSYKDYGLGYHRVETSYCDNGDFLYKDSCYHFEGMAHPWAGAERFCQEWNGHLTSVLSWEERQFLAAHASYVEGLQSWVGLQKNKGNFEWSDSTPAGNTEWVPNGPIGRGNCAALSQTGKLEDWPCTKNQPFICKKAKAGAQSAAGGGSGPPPTSAT, translated from the exons ATGCCGACCACCAACGGCTGGCTGGGGGCTCGTTACGACTGCGTCTtggagggcggcgacctggtctccatcacctcgCCTTACGAGGaaatcttt AAATGCAACGAGGCCTGGTGTCAGCTTTCGGAAGCGGGAGAAAAGAGGCTGACTGAGTCCGACGACACCGCTGTGACTCCGACCTATGCCAACTGGGACTCGCGTCAAGACAGAAG CGCCGACGTTGGTTCCTGCgcgtacgtcaaccaaggtgcGCACGGAGGCAGGCAGCCTGGCAAGTGGAGACATGGCTCGTGCGGATCCTCCTTGGCGTACATGTGCGAGCGGCCGCTCGACG CCTGCCCGGAGGGACGGCTGTGTTCCTACAAAGACTACGGATTGGGCTACCAtcgagtggaga CTTCCTACTGCGACAATGGCGACTTCCTGTACAAGGACTCTTGCTATCACTTTGAGGGAATGGCGCACCCTTGGGCGGGAGCCGAGAGGTTCTGCCAAGAATGGAACGGTCACCTGACCAGCGTCCTCTCATGGGAAGAGCGCCAATTCTTGGCTG CTCACGCGTCATATGTAGAAGGTCTGCAATCCTGGGTGGGACTCCAGAAGAACAAGGGCAACTTTGAGTGGAGCGACTCAACACCTGCA GGCAACACCGAGTGGGTTCCAAACGGGCCGATAGGACGTGGTAACTGTGCTGCCTTGTCGCAGACTGGGAAACTTGAGGACTGGCCATGCACCAAAAACCAGCCATTCATCTGTAAAAAAG CCAAG GCCGGAGCgcaaagtgcggctggtggcggGAGCGGACCTCctccgacttctgctacctga
- the LOC119129660 gene encoding low affinity immunoglobulin epsilon Fc receptor-like, translating to MTTTNGWLGARYDCLLDRADLVSITTEDEEIFVKEQMGDKPFWIGLSNLKCNADWCDFSGEEKLTWSDTAVTPTYANWDSRQKGSANDESCAYVNQGVDDHSQPGKWRHGSCRSSLAYMCKRSPNDCPDGWPCSFKDFGYSNSRVESEWQRPVFLHSHCLLVLF from the exons atgacgacaaccaacggttggctgggggctcgtTACGACTGCCTCTTGGACCGCGCCGACCTGGTCTCCATCACCACCGAGGACGAAGAAATCTTTGTGAAGGAGCAAATGGGCGACAAGCCgttctggatcggactctccaatctg AAATGCAATGCGGACTGGTGTGACTTTTCGGGAGAAGAGAAGCTGACTTGGTCCGACACCGCTGTGACGCCGACCTACGCCAACTGGGACTCGCGTCAAAAGGGAAG CGCCAACGATGagtcctgcgcctacgtcaaccaaggtgtgGACGACCACAGTCAGCCTGGAAAGTGGAGACATGGATCGTGCCGATCCTCCTTGGCATACATGTGCAAGCGGTCGCCGAATG ACTGCCCGGACGGATGGCCGTGTTCCTTCAAAGACTTCGGTTACAGTAACAGTCGAGTTgagagtgagtggcagcgACCCGTCTTTCTACACTCGCACTGTCTCCTTGTGCTTTTCTAA